One segment of Hippopotamus amphibius kiboko isolate mHipAmp2 chromosome 4, mHipAmp2.hap2, whole genome shotgun sequence DNA contains the following:
- the KLRG2 gene encoding killer cell lectin-like receptor subfamily G member 2 isoform X3 — protein sequence MEGARAASGGDQAGVEFPMEPLGSQVPELEQPQDPAEERPPDSPESSPSLAPAVKEAAGASQDMSGGRKLPSPRPAPLRLLPPSLGYGAFRRQASTGPEPPSPGPAAAEQPRDGETPGAELTPRAASGEPAPGAWAPVELQVDVRVKPVGAAGGSRAPSPAPSTRFLTVPVPESPAFSRHPSPAHPLLRRTPSPGGTWGCGTPLAAARAERGLDAEGWAGPAEGRAESPCSPTWRCRCKEDAALLPHAEMDGDERLPRVVKLIGLPMYMRSLRWALAVMAVLLAVSAVAIVALASKAGARCRPCPQGWMWSEEHCYYLSAEAEAWEASQAFCSAHHATLPLLRHTQGRTERTSRLGQATSHHCCDVCRAMWIS from the exons ATGGAGGGGGCCCGGGCGGCGTCTGGGGGAGACCAAGCCGGGGTCGAGTTCCCaatggagccactgggaagtcagGTCCCGGAGCTGGAGCAACCGCAGGACCCCGCGGAGGAAAGACCTCCCGACAGTCCCGAGAGCAGCCCGAGTCTGGCTCCCGCCGTGAAGGAGGCGGCGGGCGCGAGCCAGGACATGTCGGGCGGGAGGAAGCTGCCCTCCCCTCGCCCCGCTCCCCTGCGGCTGCTGCCACCCAGCCTGGGCTACGGCGCCTTCCGCCGCCAGGCATCGACCGGCCCGGAGCCGCCGTCGCCGGGCCCCGCCGCGGCCGAGCAGCCCCGGGACGGCGAGACGCCGGGGGCCGAGCTGACGCCAAGGGCCGCGTCGGGAGAGCCGGCTCCGGGCGCCTGGGCCCCAGTGGAACTGCAGGTGGACGTGCGCGTGAAGCCCGTGGGCGCGGCCGGCGGCAGCCGCGCGCCCTCACCGGCGCCCTCCACGCGCTTCCTCACCGTCCCGGTGCCCGAGTCCCCGGCCTTCTCCCGCCACCCCTCCCCCGCGCATCCGCTGCTGCGGCGGACCCCGTCCCCGGGAGGCACGTGGGGCTGTGGCACGCCGCTGGCCGCAGCCCGGGCGGAGCGCGGCCTCGACGCCGAGGGCTGGGCCGGTCCCGCCGAGGGGCGCGCGGAGTCGCCGTGCTCCCCCACGTGGCGCTGCCGCTGCAAGGAGGACGCCGCGCTGCTGCCCCACGCCGAGATGGACGGCGACGAGAGGCTGCCCCGGGTGGTAAAGCTCATAG GGCTGCCCATGTATATGAGGTCCCTGCGCTGGGCCCTGGCAGTCATGGCCGTGCTCCTGGCAGTGTCTGCGGTGGCCATTGTGGCCCTGGCCTCGAAAGCAG GGGCCAGGTGCCGGCCGTGCCCCCAGGGCTGGATGTGGTCCGAGGAGCACTGCTACTACCTCTCTGCCGAAGCTGAGGCCTGGGAGGCCAGCCAGGCTTTCTGCTCAGCCCACCATGCTACCCTCCCCCTGCTGAGACACACCCAG GGAAGAACTGAACGTACGTCACGTTTGGGCCAGGCCACTTCTCATCACTGCTGTGATGTGTGCCGCGCGATGTG GATTTCCTGA
- the KLRG2 gene encoding killer cell lectin-like receptor subfamily G member 2 isoform X1: MEGARAASGGDQAGVEFPMEPLGSQVPELEQPQDPAEERPPDSPESSPSLAPAVKEAAGASQDMSGGRKLPSPRPAPLRLLPPSLGYGAFRRQASTGPEPPSPGPAAAEQPRDGETPGAELTPRAASGEPAPGAWAPVELQVDVRVKPVGAAGGSRAPSPAPSTRFLTVPVPESPAFSRHPSPAHPLLRRTPSPGGTWGCGTPLAAARAERGLDAEGWAGPAEGRAESPCSPTWRCRCKEDAALLPHAEMDGDERLPRVVKLIGLPMYMRSLRWALAVMAVLLAVSAVAIVALASKAGARCRPCPQGWMWSEEHCYYLSAEAEAWEASQAFCSAHHATLPLLRHTQDFLSRYPVTKYSWVGARRGPQGWHWIDGTPLPPQLLPKEDQDEPDLDCGSLEGGKLVASDGASPRPWVCAKGTK, translated from the exons ATGGAGGGGGCCCGGGCGGCGTCTGGGGGAGACCAAGCCGGGGTCGAGTTCCCaatggagccactgggaagtcagGTCCCGGAGCTGGAGCAACCGCAGGACCCCGCGGAGGAAAGACCTCCCGACAGTCCCGAGAGCAGCCCGAGTCTGGCTCCCGCCGTGAAGGAGGCGGCGGGCGCGAGCCAGGACATGTCGGGCGGGAGGAAGCTGCCCTCCCCTCGCCCCGCTCCCCTGCGGCTGCTGCCACCCAGCCTGGGCTACGGCGCCTTCCGCCGCCAGGCATCGACCGGCCCGGAGCCGCCGTCGCCGGGCCCCGCCGCGGCCGAGCAGCCCCGGGACGGCGAGACGCCGGGGGCCGAGCTGACGCCAAGGGCCGCGTCGGGAGAGCCGGCTCCGGGCGCCTGGGCCCCAGTGGAACTGCAGGTGGACGTGCGCGTGAAGCCCGTGGGCGCGGCCGGCGGCAGCCGCGCGCCCTCACCGGCGCCCTCCACGCGCTTCCTCACCGTCCCGGTGCCCGAGTCCCCGGCCTTCTCCCGCCACCCCTCCCCCGCGCATCCGCTGCTGCGGCGGACCCCGTCCCCGGGAGGCACGTGGGGCTGTGGCACGCCGCTGGCCGCAGCCCGGGCGGAGCGCGGCCTCGACGCCGAGGGCTGGGCCGGTCCCGCCGAGGGGCGCGCGGAGTCGCCGTGCTCCCCCACGTGGCGCTGCCGCTGCAAGGAGGACGCCGCGCTGCTGCCCCACGCCGAGATGGACGGCGACGAGAGGCTGCCCCGGGTGGTAAAGCTCATAG GGCTGCCCATGTATATGAGGTCCCTGCGCTGGGCCCTGGCAGTCATGGCCGTGCTCCTGGCAGTGTCTGCGGTGGCCATTGTGGCCCTGGCCTCGAAAGCAG GGGCCAGGTGCCGGCCGTGCCCCCAGGGCTGGATGTGGTCCGAGGAGCACTGCTACTACCTCTCTGCCGAAGCTGAGGCCTGGGAGGCCAGCCAGGCTTTCTGCTCAGCCCACCATGCTACCCTCCCCCTGCTGAGACACACCCAG GATTTCCTGAGCAGATACCCGGTCACCAAGTACTCCTGGGTGGGGGCCCGACGAGGCCCCCAGGGCTGGCACTGGATCGACGGGACCCCCTTGCCGCCCCAGCT acTCCCCAAGGAAGACCAGGATGAGCCGGATCTCGACTGCGGGAGCCTGGAGGGAGGCAAGCTTGTGGCTTCAGACGGTGCCTCCCCCAGACCCTGGGTCTGCGCCAAGGGGACCAAGTGA
- the KLRG2 gene encoding killer cell lectin-like receptor subfamily G member 2 isoform X2 produces MEGARAASGGDQAGVEFPMEPLGSQVPELEQPQDPAEERPPDSPESSPSLAPAVKEAAGASQDMSGGRKLPSPRPAPLRLLPPSLGYGAFRRQASTGPEPPSPGPAAAEQPRDGETPGAELTPRAASGEPAPGAWAPVELQVDVRVKPVGAAGGSRAPSPAPSTRFLTVPVPESPAFSRHPSPAHPLLRRTPSPGGTWGCGTPLAAARAERGLDAEGWAGPAEGRAESPCSPTWRCRCKEDAALLPHAEMDGDERLPRVVKLIGLPMYMRSLRWALAVMAVLLAVSAVAIVALASKAGARCRPCPQGWMWSEEHCYYLSAEAEAWEASQAFCSAHHATLPLLRHTQDFLSRYPVTKYSWVGARRGPQGWHWIDGTPLPPQL; encoded by the exons ATGGAGGGGGCCCGGGCGGCGTCTGGGGGAGACCAAGCCGGGGTCGAGTTCCCaatggagccactgggaagtcagGTCCCGGAGCTGGAGCAACCGCAGGACCCCGCGGAGGAAAGACCTCCCGACAGTCCCGAGAGCAGCCCGAGTCTGGCTCCCGCCGTGAAGGAGGCGGCGGGCGCGAGCCAGGACATGTCGGGCGGGAGGAAGCTGCCCTCCCCTCGCCCCGCTCCCCTGCGGCTGCTGCCACCCAGCCTGGGCTACGGCGCCTTCCGCCGCCAGGCATCGACCGGCCCGGAGCCGCCGTCGCCGGGCCCCGCCGCGGCCGAGCAGCCCCGGGACGGCGAGACGCCGGGGGCCGAGCTGACGCCAAGGGCCGCGTCGGGAGAGCCGGCTCCGGGCGCCTGGGCCCCAGTGGAACTGCAGGTGGACGTGCGCGTGAAGCCCGTGGGCGCGGCCGGCGGCAGCCGCGCGCCCTCACCGGCGCCCTCCACGCGCTTCCTCACCGTCCCGGTGCCCGAGTCCCCGGCCTTCTCCCGCCACCCCTCCCCCGCGCATCCGCTGCTGCGGCGGACCCCGTCCCCGGGAGGCACGTGGGGCTGTGGCACGCCGCTGGCCGCAGCCCGGGCGGAGCGCGGCCTCGACGCCGAGGGCTGGGCCGGTCCCGCCGAGGGGCGCGCGGAGTCGCCGTGCTCCCCCACGTGGCGCTGCCGCTGCAAGGAGGACGCCGCGCTGCTGCCCCACGCCGAGATGGACGGCGACGAGAGGCTGCCCCGGGTGGTAAAGCTCATAG GGCTGCCCATGTATATGAGGTCCCTGCGCTGGGCCCTGGCAGTCATGGCCGTGCTCCTGGCAGTGTCTGCGGTGGCCATTGTGGCCCTGGCCTCGAAAGCAG GGGCCAGGTGCCGGCCGTGCCCCCAGGGCTGGATGTGGTCCGAGGAGCACTGCTACTACCTCTCTGCCGAAGCTGAGGCCTGGGAGGCCAGCCAGGCTTTCTGCTCAGCCCACCATGCTACCCTCCCCCTGCTGAGACACACCCAG GATTTCCTGAGCAGATACCCGGTCACCAAGTACTCCTGGGTGGGGGCCCGACGAGGCCCCCAGGGCTGGCACTGGATCGACGGGACCCCCTTGCCGCCCCAGCTGTGA